A segment of the Luteibaculum oceani genome:
ATTCTTATCGATGAGAAAAAAATTCTCCTTAACAATGCCTTGGCCGAAGACCTACTACCCAACCAAAAACAACAGAGTACAGAGGATGTAATAAATTACCTCAACACCCATCTCCCCTTTGGCCTAACCAACTTCATACTAGAATCACTAAAAACTGGAAAAAGTATTCGGAGCGATTTAAAAGGAAACAGCAATCACATCCACTTTGAGTTATCTATTCAACAAGTAATCCCGCAAAAGGTAATCCTGGGTAGATTAATTGGAAAGTCGCTAGAAATTGAACCTAATTTCTTCAATCTCCATTTTAATATATCGCTTATTAGTGAGGTAATTTTAGACCGGAAGGGAAGATTAATACACTTGAATGAGAAAGCCGACTCTTTATTGATTAGCCCAAATATTGAAAGAGATAATATTAAATGCATAGAGTTAATACACCCAGAGGACAGGCCCAAGTTTTGCGAGAATTTTTCAGCTTTGGTTCAAAATAAAGTTCGGGCGGCCCAATTTGTTGCAAAAATCATTTCGGAAACCAGAGATGCCATACAACCCAGCTTGTTCATCTTGGAACCTTTATCCCCTTTTGATCAGCTCTATTCCTGCCACATTGTAGACATATCTTACTTAAAGAAAACCGAGGATTTACTTTTAAATGAAAATCAGAAACATTACGATACTATTGCCGCTTTAGAACTTAAAAACAGGCAACTCGTAGACTTTAATAACATTATAAGCCATAATTTAAGAACTCCAGCGGGTAACATTCAGATGTTGTGTAACCTACTCCGCATTGCAGAAAATAAGGAGGAACAAGAACAGTGGCTCTCAGGAATTGAAAGAGCAAGTAACAATTTGCTAGAAACGTTAGACAACCTCCTTGATTTCATCAAATTAGCTGCCGTTGGAAAAGGAGGATTCAAACGCATTGACGTGACTAATATTTTCAATGCCTGCCTTGAAAAAGTCTCAGCACAAATAGATGAGATAAAACCCATTATTACTGCTGATTTTGAGGCCGCATCCACCATTTGTTATCCCCACGTTTACTTAGAAAGCATCTTCGACAACTTCCTGTCCAACTCATTCAAATACAGACAATTAGACAAACCGCTTTGCATCTCAGTAAAATTAGAACTTACTCATGGAGCCCCGGTCTTGGTCTACGCCGATAACGGCTCGGGTATAGACCTTGAGAAAAATGGAGATAAACTATTCAAGTTAAACGCTACGTTTACCAATCACCCGGAAGCTAAAGGCTTCGGTCTCTTTATGATCAAACGGCAAGTTGAGTCAGTAGGTGGTACTATTGCTTGTGAGAGTGCTCGAAACAAAGGATGTAAATTTGTTGTAAAACTGCACCCTTAGTCCTTGAAATCTATGCCGCCGTGCGTTAAATTGGCGGAATGGATAAGAATCTTATCGTTTACAACGCCTCGGCAGGATCTGGAAAAACTTACACCCTCGTTTTGGAATACCTTAAACTTTGTTTAGAATATCCCGCCAATGGATTTAAACGAAGCCTAGCCATAACCTTTACCAATAAGGCAGCAGAGGAACTTGCTACACGGGTTATTTCCTCCTTAACCGAACTGTCGAAACCAAATTCAACACACGATTATTTAGATAGTCTCACCAAACACTTTGAAATATCAGAACTTGAATTGCAAGAACGCGCTAAAGAGGCACTGCAAAATATTCTGCATGATTACAGCAATTTGGCAATTTCAACGATAGATAGTTTTACCACCAAGTTACTTAGACCATTTGCCTTAGATTTAGGACTGCCCCCAGAATACGAAATATCCCTTAGAGAAAAAGAAATTCAAAAGGAAATAGCCAAAAGGGTACTTAGAAAATCCATACAGGAAAAAGAAATAAATGATGTAATTGTTAGATGGATTGAGCAAACGGCAAGCAACGAAAAAAAGACCCTAAAAATAGGCTCCAGTTTAGAACGGTTCATAGGATTATACTTTAGTGAAAATTCCAGATTTTCTGTTTTAGAGCTAAAAAACAGCGGGGTACTTTCCAAAGGATTTAACGGAAAGGCCTTGTTTGAGAAAGAAAAAGCAATTCGGGAACAGTACAAAGAATTAGGAAAGCAAATTCTAGAGTTCATGAAGCTGAACGCTCTAGATATCGACCATTTTAAAGGTAAAAGTAGAAGCGGTATAATAGGTTTATTGGGAAACTTACAGGGAGGAAGCGCACCTGTCTTTACAAGCAATACCGAAAAAATGTTTAGCAATGGTGAATATTTTCAAAAAGGACTTGAATCGCTAAACCCTGAATTTCATAACATCCTAAGTCGTGTCGATGATTTAAACAATACATTCGGCAAAGACCTAATACTATTTGAGGAGTTAAACAAAAACTTGATTTTCATAGATCTAGCTCGAATTATTGACAAGGAGTTAGAGCAGTATAACCGCGAAACTAACACGGTTCTACTTAAACAAATTTCGGGTAGAATTAGTGAAATAATTGAGAACAACCCTACGCCCTTTATTTTTGAACGTATCGGCGCTCGATACAGCAACATTTTAATTGATGAATTTCAAGATACCTCGGTAATCCAATGGCAAAACCTCCTTCCACTTATTGCTAATTGCCTATCCACCAACGGAAAGGTAATCTTAGTGGGAGATCCCAAACAGGCAATTTATAGGTTTAGGGGTGGGGAATTAATGCAAATGGTGAGCCTACCCGATATTAATCCCGACCCATATCCCGAAAAAAACAAACTTCTTAAACCCCTTCTGGCCCAATCCATAAAAAAGGAAGGACTAAAAAGTAATTTTAGAAGCGGAAAAAACATTGTTGAATTTAATAACTCCTTACTTCAGGAATTAGCCCCATTCTTAGGTGAACCATTGAGCGCATACTATAAAGAAGGAATTCAGCAGGCGGCACAGGACTTCCCTGGAATGGTTAGGGTATTTTTCCCCGACGACGGCGAAAGCAAAGCCAATTTTACCAGCTCGGAAATTGGTGAAACCCACTATGAAAACTTTCTAAAGAGTAGTGTACTCGATGCCCACGCCGCCGGGGTGCCACTTTCAGATATCTGCGTACTCTGTTTCAGTAAAAAGGAAATCATTCGATTTAGAAACTTCCTGGAGAAAGAGGGAATACCAAGTACAACGGCCGATGACGACCTTCTTTTACTTAGTCCTGATATTTTATTTTTTAGAAAGGTATTAGAGTTTAAAACCCATCCCCTTAACCGGGAAAAGGCTTTTGATGCACTGAATCAATTGAAAATTATTTCGCCTCAAATCGACCTCCAAAAAATTTGGTTGGATGTGCATGAACAACAGACTCCAATAACCAAAAACTACAAATCAGAAATTTTAATTGATTTTTTCGGGTTGGATTATTCCAGAGAACCCGCGCATGAAATCATTCAATTATCGGAGCGATTTTTAATTGAAACGCAGACATCCACCTTCTCAACTTTCCTGGAATTAATAAATAACTACACCGAAAAAAATGGATCCTGGAGCCCAGGATTAATTGATTTTTTATCCAACGAGGAAGATGAATTGAGAAAAAATGAATCACGTGACAATGCGGTGCAATTTCTTACCATGCATAAGAGTAAAGGACTAGATTTTCAAACGGTTATCTTACCCTTGCTAGATCCTTCAAAGAACAAGAGCAACCCGGAAATAGCTTGGATGAAGACTCCAAGAGAAAGCTTAATTGTGGACTACTTGCCGTCTATTCCAGTTTCGATAAAAAAAATGGATGGATTATTAACACACGAATCCCATGCCAATTTTGTTGCTGACCAAAAGCACAAATCGCTTATCGATGACACCAACCTTTTGTATGTTTCTTTGACCCGAGCCGTAAGAAACCTCTGCATTTGTGCTCCCAAAAATAAATCCAATGAAATTTTCGGTTTCTTTCGTGGTATTCTAGAAAGGAAATTAAACCCAGATGAACAGGTAAATTTCACATATCAAATTGGAGAATGGAGTTTTATGGAAGGCAGAAAAATCGAAGAATCGGAATATTCCGTAACCGTAAACAACAAAAAGCCAACACCAAATTCCTTTCCACTTATTCCGCACATGCACTCCAGTGCAAGTAAACGCGGTGAGTTATTACACGAACTCTTTGGGTATTATATTCCGGGTTCTTCATTTGATGGTTACCACAAAAAGCTTCCAACAACACTTGCAACACAAATAACCACAGATGAGTTAAAGGAATTTCATCAAAATTTAGCGCAACTCCTCGATGCAGAACTAACGGAACCTGTAGAACAAACTTTAGTGGAAAGGGAGTTTATTCACGAGAATGAAATTCTACGTCCAGACCGAATAGATATTTCCCAGAATAAAGTGTTAGTATCGGATTTAAAAACTGGGCAAAGTGATGCTAGCCACATAAATCAAATCAAAGCGTATCTTCGCTGTGCGTCTTTAGTCTTTAAGAAAGAAACCCTCGGTGTTTTAATTTACACCGATTCAAAAGAAAAAGTCTTGATCCATGAATATTAAAATTGTTCCCTTTCAAAATCTTGCTTTAGAAGAACTGTACAACATCTTAAAATTGAGATCAGAAATTTTTGTGGTTGAACAAGACTGCATTTACAACGATCCTGATGGTGCCGATCTAGACGCTCATCACCTAATAGCATCGGAGAAGGGTAAAATAATTGGAACAGCAAGGATTTTTGCCCCTGGGATAAAACACGAAGAGTCTAGCTTCGGTAGGCTGGGTATTCTTGAAGACTACCGAGAAAGAGGGTACGCCCATGATTTAGTAAAGGAAATCCACTCCTTTATTAAACAACAACATGGAAATGTACCGGTTAGAATTGAAGCGCAAGTTCACTTACGTGCATTTTATTCAAGACACGGTTATGTTGCCGAAGGAGCGTCCTATAACCTAGACGACATTGAGCATATCCAAATGCTACGCCCAGGATTCTAAGTATTAAATAATTAAAACCTTTACATAAAACATGTCACAAGCCTTTCACGAGCTTACGATAAAGAAAATAACCAGAGAAACGCCAAGTGCCGTTTCTATTTCATTTGACATCCCAGAAAGCCTAAAATCCACCTTCAGTTATAAAAGTGGACAGTACATTACAGTTAAAAAGGAGGTGAACGGTGAAGAGGTGCGCAGATCGTACTCCATTTGCAGTTCACCCTATTTTAACGAAGCCCTAACCATAGCCGTTAAAGAGGTTGAAAACGGGAAAATGTCACCTATCTTAAATAAGGAAATCAAAGAAGGAGAGGTTTTAACCGTATCTGAACCAGAAGGGAATTTCGTTTTAAAACCAAAGACAAAATACTTGTCTCTGTTTGCCGGAGGCAGTGGCATCACTCCAATCATCGGTTTGCTAAAACAGGCACTTCACGAAGGAGTGAAGCATATCCACATGGTATATGCCAACACGAAAGAGGATGAAATTATTTTTAACTCAGAATTAGAACAATTACAGTCGCAATTCTCGGATAAAATTACCATACACCATTTCTTGGAGGAGAATAATGGAGGGATTGCTGCAGAAACAGGAAGAATCTCAACGGAGTTTCTGGCAAAAGCCAAAAAGGTTAGAGCATTTCGCAAGGCCGAGCACTTTATTTGTGGACCGGGTCCAATGATGAAGTTTGTGGAAGAACAGCTTTTGCAACTTGGAATTAAATCAGACGCAATTAATTTAGAATACTTCGAAGCTCCTGAGGAGGAATTGGAGGACACCACTAGTGGAGAATTTTCTGGAGACGCCAAAGTGAAAGTAATTCTGGATGGCGTAACCACGGAATTAACCGTAAACGAAAAGGAAAATATATTGGGAGCAATGCTGAGTGCGGGGTTAGACGCACCATACTCTTGTCAGGGTGGTGTTTGTGCTACCTGTAGAGCCCTTGTAAGCAAAGGAGATGTTTACTTATCTCAAAACCTAGGGATTACTGACGGGGAAATTGATCAAGGTTATACCCTTACCTGCAGTTCTTACCCTCGCTCAAAAGAAATTGAAATCAATTTTGACGAGGCTTAATTTCCGTCTTACTACTTTTTATATCCTGAAGTAGCTCATTGAACTGTGTTTCAGTGAGCTCTTCAATTCCTTCGAAGTTTTGTTGAATTAGATCTTGGATAAACAGCCGTTCTGGATAGGTTTCTGCAACCACCAAAAACTGTTGATACTTAGCTCCAATAATTTGAATTTCGAGAAATCGATCTTGCTCCAGAACCTTAAACAAGCGTAAATTGTTTGAATACTTGCGAAAAACTGGTTCCATCCTACCTTAAATTTGCATTGCAAAGTTCGGGATTATCTCGCAATTAAAACACAATCAGTCTTTTAACCCAACATGAAATACATCAATAAGGATCACGAAGCCGCTGCCAATCTTCACAGTAAAGGAGAATTTGACAAAGCTATTTTGGCCTACGAAAAAGTGTTAGAAGCCTTTCCAAATCATCCAGATGTACTTTCTGACCGAGGCACCACCTACTTATTGATGGAGAAATACAACTTGGCCATTATTGATTTTAATGAGGCGGTTAACCTGGAGCCTAATCGGGCTTTTAGATATTCCGCAAGGGCTTTTGCAAAGGATAGGATGGGTGATTTAGACGGTGCTATTGCAGATTACCAAAAGGCTATTGAACTAGATCCCGAAGATGCTATAGCCTACAACAATTTGGGAGTTTTAATGGAAAATAGGGGAATGAGAAAACAAGCCAATACCCTCTATCAGTTTGCAGATAAAATCAACAATGAGCACAACCAAGCTTTTACGCCTCCCATTAAAACAGAGGAAAAAATAGAAAAAGGACCAACTGAAGCATTCCAAACTTTCGAAAATGAAAATCCAAGTAAACAAGACATTTATAAATCACTTTTAACCCGTTCTGGATTAAAGGACTTCTTTAGATTTGTCTTTAATGGATTTAAACTCCCAAAAAAATAGTTTTCTCCACCAAGTTTGGAAAGAGGCTAAACGCATAATATCTACAGGGACCGAGCTTACCCTGATTCTTCCATCGGCAAGATCTATTGCTTATATAAAGCAAATAGCAGCCCGGGATAACGATACTTTTCTACTCCCCGAAATCACCACCCTTTCTGCTTTTGCCAATAAGTTCCACCCTATAGAACAGGGAGACGAAATGGCACTGCTTATCTGTTTGTACGAGGAATATAGCAAGCTTAACCTCCCAGAATCTAAATCCTTCGAATCCTTTATTCCCATAGGAAAAACTCTACTAAACGACTTTAATGAAATTGATTTAGCAGCCGTTGATGCCTCTAAAATCTTTGTTAACCTCGAAGGAATTAAAGAATTGGAAGCGTGGAATTTGGATCCCGATGAGCTCAATATTTCCCAAAAGAATTACAGTGCCTTTTGGCAAAAACTAGGTGCACTTTATTTAAATTTCTCAAATGCCCTCGACAAAAAAGGATTAAGCTATACGGGGAAAAAATACCTCGAACTTTCAAAAAGCTCGCATCAATATGATGGATTTTGTCTTTTCGCTGGATTCAATATTCTTTCGAAAGCTGAGCAAGGATTTATAAGGCAGTTTCTATCTAACGGGAAATTAATTTTGGAGGAGGATAGCTCATTTACTCATATTCCCAACCACGAATCCAAATTGCGTCTTCCCGATATTTTTCAGCCTCAGCGAGATATCTTAATACAAACTCAATTTACCAAGGTTCCAAAAACCATAAATATCAATGAGCATAACGAAAGTAACACTGCAGTCGATTATTGCCTAGAGCAACTAGAACAACTTTCCACCCAACAAATTAGCTCTACTGCCATTGTTTTACCCAACACAGATCTAGTTAAACGATTCTTGGAACGTTGGCCCAATAGCATACCTGCACCCAATATAAGTGCGGGACTTAAACTAAAAAATCTACCCATTTATGCCTTTTTACAGGGGATTCTTAATGCCTTAAGCGATAAACAAGGTAACTTCTACTCCTGGCAATCCATAGCACCCTTGCTAGGAGGGCTAGTGGGGAAAAGTAAATTGGAATATCAAGATTTCGAGGCTATTAAATCGGAATTTATAGACTGGGAAAGAATTAAAGAGCTTACCCAGCCCGGACATGCAATTGAAATACTACCCATAATTGAAAACAACGCTGTTGCCGACTGGCCATCTCTTCTTTACAAATTCCTAGAAAAACAACATTTAATTGGTGAGGAGGAAAACTTCTTTTTTCATCACTGGGCTGAAATTATCGACACCAATATCAAATTGTTAACAGACTCCAATTTACTTGCTGGGGTTAGCCCTCAATTTTTGCTAAAAACTACCCTGAGGGAAGTAGGTGAAGTTGGTATTCCCATCAAAGGAGACCGATTTAGTGGACCACAAATTTTAGGTCCCCTAGAAATGAGGAACCTCGACTTTGAAAACATCTTTCTATTCGAAGTAAATGAAGGGAATTTCCCAGCTCGGGTAAGAGATAAAACGTACTTACCCAACGATTTACGAGCTCATTTTAAATTACCTCTTTTTAGGCAAAAAGAACATATCTACGGATATTATTTTTACCGGTTATTCTATCGAGTAAATCGAATGGAGGTATTTTATTCTAATCAGGAGGGGTTAGATCCTACCCTGCCATCTCGGTACATCAAGCAACTGGAAAATGAAGTACCCATAAATTCAGAGTGCCAAATAATTCATAGAAAACTTCTTTCCAAAACGGTTTTCAAACCCGTAGTTGAACCTACGAAATTCGAAATGACAGAAGAAATACGAAATGAAATTTTAACTCATTTCAAAACAAGAGGTATAAGCGTATCTTCCTTTAATAAATTTATTTCGTGCCCTCTAGATTTTTATTTTAGGTACATTCTCAAGGCTCCTGAAAAAGCAAAACCTGGCGAATTCCCAGATAAAAATTTCGGCTCTCTTTTTCACGACACCCTCGAATTAGCATACAAGCAATTCAAAAAAGACGATAGCCCTTTACACTTAACAATGGACTTAATAAGGACTATTGAAAAAAGTGCATTTGAAATTTTAGAGGATAAAACAAAAGAAGCTTTTGGGGAGGCACAAAATTTAGATCCCAAGTTCTTAATTCACGGGCATTCCTGTAAAGTACTAATAGAAAACTGGTTTAAAGAAGAAAAAAAGCTAATTGCAAATCACAAGAAAGTATTACTTCACGGAATTGAATTAAATCTAGAACGCACTTACCCAATTCAAACTGCGTTCGGAGAGTTTCCACTAAAAATTAGAGGGTTTGTGGATAGAGTTCACGAAGCGGATGGGATGCATTACGTTTTGGATTTTAAAACCAAGGAATTAAAGGAAACCAAGATAAATTTCACTGAGAAGAATAACGAATATGGCCTTAAATATTTGCGCAATGACCTTCGATTACAACTGATGGTTTATGCAATGCTTTATTATGACACCTTTAATAAAATTAGCCAACCCGTACTTTATTCCCCCATTAAGGTGAGTCTTGGATTCAAGCCATTGTTGGTTCCAAAAGGCGAAAATTACATTCCAGAATTAAAACAAATCCTTTTGGGAGGGATTTCAGATGCCCTTAATGAAATTCTGGGAGAAGAGGTTTTACAGCACAACAGTGAAAGCCAATACTGCGAATATTGCAAATAAAAAAGGCTCTGTTACCAGAGCCCCAAAAACAAAAAAGCAGAAACCAGGAAGACGCTTTATTATACAGACGTAATCTCTAAGGTTCAGTTGCCTAATCCAGCACTAACCTATACCCTACTCCGTGCACCGATTTAAAATACTGTGGATTCTTGGGGTCGGGTTCAAAATCCTTTCTGAATTGGACTAAAAAATTATCTATGGTTCTCGTTCCTGGAGGATTTTCATTGCCCCAAACCACATCTAGAATCTCGTTTCGATTAATGGCTTCCCCTTTACGAGAAATAAGCATTTTCAACACCATTGCCTCTTTGGGTGTAAGATGTCGCTCTTCACCATTTTTAGTACGCACCACAAAGGCCTCAAAATCGGCAACGGCTTCTCCAATTTCTATTCTCGACAATTGGCCCTCCGAAACATTCTTTTCTGTACGAAATAACAGTCGCTTTACCCTTAAAAGTAGCTCCTCTAGATCAAAAGGCTTTGGGAGATAATCATCTGCCCCAAGCTTAAGTCCTCTTTTTCTTTCTTCGGGAGATGATCGAGCGCTTAAGAACATTACTGGAGTGTAAGAGTCCTTTAGTCGAATATGTTCACAGACCGCGTAGCCATCTATTTCGGGTAGCATTACGTCTAAGATAACGAGATCGAACTTGGAGTTAGAATACAGCTTAATAGCTTCTTCCCCAGTTTGAGCACAAACAACCTGGTATCCCTCTAACTCGAGGTTTAAACTAATTACCGACTGCAAGTGCTCTTCGTCTTCAACGAATAATATTTTTTTAGTTGAGGCCATTTTGGGAATGCAATTTTTTGGTATTCAACAATTATTTTCGATAAGTGTTACGTATTAATAATTATACTTTTGTTAGCCCTCGACAAAGGGCCTGATTTTAAACGTTTTACAAACCATATGAAACGGAACTTAAACCATTTCAAAGTATTCTTAACCATCCTACTTGCCATGGTGGCAACAGGAATATTTGCACAGACAGAACCCTGTAGTTTTGATAAGGTTCACCAGCAACAATTGCAGGTCGACCCTATCTACAAAGCAGCCGTTGATGCACAAAATAAAGCATTTCAACGCTACATCAAGGAAAAAGCTACTCGTGCGGATAAAGAAAACGAAAAAGCCCCAGTTATTACCATTCCAATGGTATTCCATATTATTCACCTAGGTGAGAATGTTGGAGAAGGGTCTAACCTTACAGACGAACAAATTATTTCTTCTGTAGAGGGATTAAATATCCAATACAGAAACCAAAATCCTGATGGATCTATTTACGACCCAGATGGAACAGATCTTGAATTCGAATTCTGTTTGGCTAAGAGAGATCCTAACGGACAGCCCACGACTGGAATCAATCGCGTTGACGGAAGATCTGTTGCCAACTACGAATCTCAAGGGATTATTAGCTCTAACGAGGTTCAAATAAAAGATTTATCACGTTGGGATAATACCAAGTATTACAACGTTTGGGTTGTAGCGATGATCGATGGACAGAACCCTTGGGGTGGAGGAACCAAAGGTTACGCCTACTTCCCAGGAGCTGCTGCATCTAGAGATGGAACGGTAATTCTTTTCAATGAAACGGGATACGATCCAGACGGTTCAAGAGGGTTAAAAGGAAATGGCCAATTAGCTGGTCAAAGCCCTGACAACGGTACTATGGTACACGAAGTTGGACACTCTTTTGCACTTTATCACACATTTGAAGGTGCAAACTCAAGTGGTGGAAACTGCCCCCCTGCTGAGGGAGCTGGAGAATGCTCCACCAAGGGTGATCGCGTTTGTGACACGGATCCACATGACAGCCATTTAGGTACATGTAAGCAAGGAACCGACAATAACCCTTGCACAGGTAATCCATACGGGATAAACGTTACTCGCAACTACATGAACTACACTAATTGCGGTAACTTAATATACACTCCTGGCCAACGCGATAGAATTAGATTCACTCTAGAAAACTCTCGTTCTTACTTTAATCAAACCGGAACACCAGCTGCTTGTGTACCCGTTTTCGAACACGATATCGCCATTCTCGACATTTTTAGTCCAGTTGGTTTTTATTGCGACGAAAATGTAATTGGTGAAATAAAAGTCAAGAACAACGGACAGAATACCATCACCGACTTCCAAATCGAATATGGAGTAAACGGCAATATTCTAAACACCTACACTTGGACGGGAAGCTTAGCTAGTCAAGCGGAAGAAATGGTAGTTCTTCCAAGTATTAATGTCTCTGTTGGAGCCCACAATTTCTTTGCCCAAGTAAAGGCGAATTCAATAAATGGTGGAAATGCGGATGAATTCAACAGCAACGATTACCAAGATCAAACTTTCGAAGTAATTGAAGGGTCTACTGTAACCGTTAAGGTTTGGGATTATGAAGCCTCTGATATCATTCAATTCGTTACCACATCCGGAAACGTAGTTATAGATTTCCCATTGAAAAATGCTTCTGGAGATCCATTTGAACAAGATTTTTGCTTACCCAATGACGATTGCTACAAATTTGTTTATAAGGATGCAGTTTTCGTTCACCCACAAGTAGGTGGTACTCCGCCATCATACGAGATTATAGAACCATCCAAAGGATTCGTAATTGAGTCTGGTTACGACAATAATCCACCAATGACAGGTAATCCTTATGATGATGAGACAGAAGATTTCTGTAT
Coding sequences within it:
- a CDS encoding response regulator transcription factor, producing MASTKKILFVEDEEHLQSVISLNLELEGYQVVCAQTGEEAIKLYSNSKFDLVILDVMLPEIDGYAVCEHIRLKDSYTPVMFLSARSSPEERKRGLKLGADDYLPKPFDLEELLLRVKRLLFRTEKNVSEGQLSRIEIGEAVADFEAFVVRTKNGEERHLTPKEAMVLKMLISRKGEAINRNEILDVVWGNENPPGTRTIDNFLVQFRKDFEPDPKNPQYFKSVHGVGYRLVLD